Proteins co-encoded in one Stomoxys calcitrans chromosome 5, idStoCalc2.1, whole genome shotgun sequence genomic window:
- the LOC106083729 gene encoding uncharacterized protein LOC106083729 has translation MDNRLLLKILSFVLLSSSVATQQPTLQQQPTQQGDYGEEPPEGYYAFVESPNAIPPKVRPPPYTHVNVDCKNVANLKKVAVSVNNICGDLNKGQIPKNPMKQNVLGEPYPFELIRNHTLKFLSKTLPVLQADDTLPKVTQILRDDPVEPVDNNNIDQSYGVRNKREAVAPKVEGKNENHDYGYFDPALDEEERAQKDNSEAERKPRKFCDGGGIFCTIYKAIQGDTSSAPSASPLTAERREEIGPIRYEGPPTPCPAKVEYATPVFAKNYQGSWRYVVQIPYEGYFTQTIEVTRCIQARCHYLDGGCLSSPRWVSLLVAEIFYPNAEDTVPSQTSTTTQAPSVQDFQAYQQYLQKRAGVATGSDGNNHNGADFNQHCDGHDEIGCFQVRLYYDWFLIPGSCKCWRPDYFAKYVRRKSVADL, from the exons AAAATACTTTCGTTTGTCCTGCTCTCCTCCTCGGTGGCCACACAACAGCCtactctacaacaacaacccacaCAGCAGGGTGATTATGGTGAAGAGCCACCAGAGGGTTACTATGCCTTTGTGGAATCTCCCAATGCCATACCGCCTAAAGTAAGGCCTCCACCCTACACCCATGTGAACGTTGATTGCAAAAATgtggccaatttgaagaaagtGGCCGTGTCGGTGAATAATATTTGTGGCGATTTAAATAAAGGACAGATTCCAAAGAATCCCATGAAGCAAAATGTGCTAGGTGAACCGTATCCATT TGAATTGATACGCAATCATACTCTAAAATTCCTATCGAAAACCTTGCCGGTTCTTCAAGCCGATGATACATTACCCAAGGTTACCCAAATTCTTAGAGATGATCCAGTGGAACCGGTGGATAACAATAACATTGATCAATCGTATGGAGTGCGTAATAAACGTGAAGCAGTTGCCCCCAAAGTAGAGGGCAAAAATGAAAATCATGATTATGGTTATTTCGATCCTGCCTTAGATGAAGAAGAGCGTGCCCAAAAGGATAACAGTGAAGCTGAACGTAAGCCTCGCAAATTCTGTGATGGAGGAGGAAT TTTCTGCACCATCTACAAGGCCATTCAAGGCGATACTTCCTCAGCACCTTCTGCTTCTCCTCTTACCGCTGAGCGACGTGAAGAAATCGGTCCCATACGCTATGAAGGCCCACCCACACCCTGTCCAGCCAAGGTGGAATATGCCACACCTGTTTTTGCCAAGAACTATCAAGGATCCTGGCGCTATGTGGTGCAAATTCCTTATGAAGGTTATTTCACACAAACCATAGAGGTTACTCGCTGCATACAGGCCAGATGTCATTATCTGGATGGTGGTTGCCTATCGTCTCCTCGATGGGTCAGTTTATTGGTGGCCGAAATATTCTACCCCAATGCCGAGGACACTGTGCCCTCGCAGACATCTACCACGACACAAGCGCCCTCGGTACAAGATTTTCAAGCCTATCAACAGTATTTGCAGAAGCGTGCCGGTGTTGCCACTGGCTCCGATGGCAATAACCACAATGGAGCCGATTTCAATCAACATTGCGATGGGCATGACGAAATTGGTTGCTTCCAAGTGAGATTGTACTATGACTGGTTCTTGATTCCCGGCTCTTGCAAATGTTGGCGTCCCGactactttgccaagtatgtgCGCAGAAAGTCTGTGGCCGACTTGTAA